The following are encoded together in the Anopheles nili chromosome 3, idAnoNiliSN_F5_01, whole genome shotgun sequence genome:
- the LOC128726496 gene encoding general odorant-binding protein 72-like codes for MDGWIFPLHKWRGRIASLLLLGLFLHGPVPLEGKATVEQMLKSGEMIRSVCLGKAKVSEDLVNGLRDSQFVDVKELKCYVNCVMEMMQTMKKGKLNYEASMKQIDTIMPDELAEPMRRALDICRNASDGIKNNCDSAYAMLQCISKNNPKFIFP; via the exons atggatgggtggatttttccgcTCCACAAGTGGCGTGGTCGCATCGCCAGCCTGTTGCTGCTCGGGCTTTTCCTGCACGGACCGGTGCCACTGGAAGGG AAAGCGACCGTCGAGCAGATGCTGAAGTCGGGCGAAATGATCCGGTCCGTGTGCCTCGGCAAGGCCAAGGTGTCGGAAGACCTCGTGAACGGTTTGCGCGACTCCCAGTTCGTGGACGTTAAGGAGCTTAAGTGCTACGTGAACTGCGTCATGGAGATGATGCAAACG atgaaaaagggcaaactgAACTACGAGGCGTCGATGAAGCAGATCGACACGATCATGCCGGACGAGCTGGCGGAACCGATGCGGCGAGCACTCGACATCTGCCGGAACGCGTCCGACGGCATCAAGAACAACTGCGACTCGGCGTACGCGATGCTGCAGTGCATctcgaaaaacaaccccaagtTCATATTTCCCTAG